In Haloterrigena turkmenica DSM 5511, a single genomic region encodes these proteins:
- a CDS encoding creatininase family protein yields the protein MDLRDATWTDVRDCETELAVVPVGSTEQHGPHAPLGTDVVAAEAVADAGVEHVDREVVRAPAIPVGIAEEHRQFPGTMWVSEDTFRDYVREAVESLAHHGFDRVVIVNGHGGNVDALREVGGRITRGGDAYAVPFTWFEAVGEHSAEMGHGGPLETALLRHCAPDLVREERIEDARDGHAEGWGDWLSYTNLAYDSAEFTENGVVGDPEDGDRQCGEELLELAGDALARLLEAVAERDVSRPERRE from the coding sequence ATGGACCTACGCGACGCGACGTGGACGGACGTCCGCGACTGCGAGACGGAGCTGGCGGTCGTCCCCGTCGGCAGCACGGAACAGCACGGCCCCCACGCCCCCCTCGGGACGGACGTCGTCGCCGCGGAGGCGGTCGCCGACGCCGGCGTCGAGCACGTCGACCGCGAGGTCGTCCGCGCGCCCGCCATCCCGGTCGGCATCGCCGAAGAGCACCGCCAGTTCCCGGGGACGATGTGGGTCTCCGAGGACACCTTTCGGGACTACGTCCGCGAGGCCGTCGAGAGCCTCGCCCACCACGGCTTCGATCGGGTCGTCATCGTCAACGGTCACGGCGGCAACGTCGACGCCCTGCGGGAGGTCGGCGGCCGGATCACCCGCGGGGGCGACGCCTACGCCGTCCCATTCACGTGGTTCGAGGCCGTCGGCGAGCACTCAGCGGAGATGGGTCACGGCGGCCCGCTCGAGACCGCCCTGCTGCGCCACTGCGCGCCCGACCTCGTCCGCGAGGAGCGGATCGAGGACGCTCGCGACGGACACGCCGAGGGCTGGGGCGACTGGCTGAGCTACACGAATCTGGCCTACGATTCGGCGGAGTTTACGGAAAACGGTGTCGTCGGCGATCCCGAAGACGGGGATCGGCAATGCGGCGAGGAACTACTCGAGTTAGCCGGCGACGCGCTGGCGCGACTGCTCGAGGCCGTCGCCGAACGGGACGTCTCGCGACCCGAACGCCGGGAGTAA